Proteins encoded in a region of the Mercenaria mercenaria strain notata chromosome 1, MADL_Memer_1, whole genome shotgun sequence genome:
- the LOC123533758 gene encoding uncharacterized protein LOC123533758 isoform X1 → MKLILIALHILTVSFVKGAHAKKLFCNIFSLTIYDPETHYCRDNVVIPKMDSNSLANGEESKTYNTPTLVLNGRHSKTRVPENLPKPSTASITTTESETFFCGDLNLVKYDTKTHKCENGKIVMIRSMVNPTTRMPTTRLPEKSRTTRKEISESTSDGQNSFEMPCRRSDIIDCNGIMHCGNNGTYKCCGFQNFQPKQQTCCRVTSSKYKIHDEKPERNHICCGVNVYPRRKSKAPCQHSSRNDAFLSGKLPKMKRKSLESMICNEKIKFAYHLRITGPHSGEDERYLTARVTQYEWQPDMSTSRRYFIRLQTENGIKIPLDTYSPSRLRRKGFIILSNYRYLNDSIFFLRHGDVVFKAPKGKRMLLKKLRKENLKIKKVAVLTACIRYYLILRPARTEFSADKETQYMDVRTAQTELLCESSAFHSASKGVPEQ, encoded by the exons ATGAAACTAATATTAATTGCACTGCACATATTAACCGTCTCTTTTgtaaaag GTGCGCATGCTAAAAAACTATTCTGCAACATATTTAGTCTAACTATATACGATCCAGAGACACATTATTGCCGTGATAATGTAGTAATTCCAAAAATGGACTCAAACTCTTTAGCCAATGGAGAGGAATCCAAAACATATAACACTCCTACCCTAGTATTGAACGGTCGACACTCAAAGACTCGCGTGCCTGAAAATCTACCAAAACCCTCCACTGCTTCTATCACCACAACGGAATCAGAGACATTCTTCTGTGGAGATTTGAATTTAGTAAAGTACGATACCAAAACACACAAATGCGAAAATGGCAAAATAGTCATGATAAGGTCCATGGTCAATCCTACAACTAGAATGCCAACAACAAGGTTGCCGGAAAAGTCGAGAACGACAAGAAAGGAGATATCAGAAAGTACATCAGACGGTCAAAACAGTTTCGAAATGccatgcag AAGAAGCGATATCATAGACTGCAACGGCATAATGCACTGCGGAAATAATGGCACCTATAAATGTTGcggatttcaaaatttccagcCAAAACAGCAAACGTGCTGCCGAGTAACTAGTTCCAAATATAAAATTCACGATGAAAAACCGGAAAGAAATCACAT CTGCTGTGGGGTAAATGTTTATCCAAGAAGAAAATCAAAAGCTCCGTGTCAACATTCGTCCAGAAACGATGCTTTTCTGAGTGGCAAACTACCAAAAATGAAGAGGAAGTCCCTGGAATCGATGAtatgtaatgaaaaaataaagtttg cTTATCATCTGAGAATAACAGGACCACACAGCGGTGAAGACGAAAGATACTTAACTGCCAGGGTTACTCAGTATGAATGGCAACCAGATATGAGCACCAGCCGAAGGTATTTCATACGACTGCAGACAGAAAATGGCATTAAAATTCCATTGGACACATACAGCCCTTCCAGACTACGGAGAAAAGGGTTCATAATCTTGTCGAACTACCGGTACTTAAACGACAGTATCTTCTTCCTTCGTCATGGGGATGTTGTGTTCAAAGCACCAAAGGGGAAAAGAATGCTTCTAAAGAAGTTACGAAAG GAAAATCTCAAAATTAAGAAAGTTGCAGTGTTGACAGCCTGTATTCGATACTATTTGATCTTGCGGCCAGCAAGGACAGAATTCAGTGCGGACAAAGAGACCCAGTACATGGATGTTCGAACTGCACAGACGGAATTACTGTGCGAGTCCAGTGCTTTCCATTCTGCGTCCAAAGGAGTCCCGGAACAATGA
- the LOC123533758 gene encoding uncharacterized protein LOC123533758 isoform X2 produces MKLILIALHILTVSFVKGAHAKKLFCNIFSLTIYDPETHYCRDNVVIPKMDSNSLANGEESKTYNTPTLVLNGRHSKTRVPENLPKPSTASITTTESETFFCGDLNLVKYDTKTHKCENGKIVMIRSMVNPTTRMPTTRLPEKSRTTRKEISESTSDGQNSFEMPCRRSDIIDCNGIMHCGNNGTYKCCGFQNFQPKQQTCCRVTSSKYKIHDEKPERNHICCGVNVYPRRKSKAPCQHSSRNDAFLSGKLPKMKRKSLESMICNEKIKFAYHLRITGPHSGEDERYLTARVTQYEWQPDMSTSRRYFIRLQTENGIKIPLDTYSPSRLRRKGFIILSNYRKISKLRKLQC; encoded by the exons ATGAAACTAATATTAATTGCACTGCACATATTAACCGTCTCTTTTgtaaaag GTGCGCATGCTAAAAAACTATTCTGCAACATATTTAGTCTAACTATATACGATCCAGAGACACATTATTGCCGTGATAATGTAGTAATTCCAAAAATGGACTCAAACTCTTTAGCCAATGGAGAGGAATCCAAAACATATAACACTCCTACCCTAGTATTGAACGGTCGACACTCAAAGACTCGCGTGCCTGAAAATCTACCAAAACCCTCCACTGCTTCTATCACCACAACGGAATCAGAGACATTCTTCTGTGGAGATTTGAATTTAGTAAAGTACGATACCAAAACACACAAATGCGAAAATGGCAAAATAGTCATGATAAGGTCCATGGTCAATCCTACAACTAGAATGCCAACAACAAGGTTGCCGGAAAAGTCGAGAACGACAAGAAAGGAGATATCAGAAAGTACATCAGACGGTCAAAACAGTTTCGAAATGccatgcag AAGAAGCGATATCATAGACTGCAACGGCATAATGCACTGCGGAAATAATGGCACCTATAAATGTTGcggatttcaaaatttccagcCAAAACAGCAAACGTGCTGCCGAGTAACTAGTTCCAAATATAAAATTCACGATGAAAAACCGGAAAGAAATCACAT CTGCTGTGGGGTAAATGTTTATCCAAGAAGAAAATCAAAAGCTCCGTGTCAACATTCGTCCAGAAACGATGCTTTTCTGAGTGGCAAACTACCAAAAATGAAGAGGAAGTCCCTGGAATCGATGAtatgtaatgaaaaaataaagtttg cTTATCATCTGAGAATAACAGGACCACACAGCGGTGAAGACGAAAGATACTTAACTGCCAGGGTTACTCAGTATGAATGGCAACCAGATATGAGCACCAGCCGAAGGTATTTCATACGACTGCAGACAGAAAATGGCATTAAAATTCCATTGGACACATACAGCCCTTCCAGACTACGGAGAAAAGGGTTCATAATCTTGTCGAACTACCG GAAAATCTCAAAATTAAGAAAGTTGCAGTGTTGA